A genomic segment from uncultured Desulfuromonas sp. encodes:
- a CDS encoding XRE family transcriptional regulator, translating into MSYDIGSKIKELRKTMGITLQNVATQTGFSPALISQIENNNVTPPIATLSRLADFFDVKISFFFEEEPLVHYEVVRADKGYTTNNPHFIYKSLVGDKLKKHLKAFSVTLSPEDYHYKLPDNGRDKFLFVKKASLSVNVGDETIDLECGDSLYLDATATCQVWASEQTAQFVVVLCL; encoded by the coding sequence ATGAGCTACGATATCGGTAGTAAAATCAAAGAACTCAGAAAGACTATGGGCATCACATTGCAAAATGTCGCTACCCAGACCGGTTTTTCTCCTGCGCTGATTTCACAGATCGAAAACAATAACGTCACTCCCCCCATTGCGACATTGTCGCGTTTGGCCGATTTTTTTGATGTTAAAATCAGCTTTTTCTTTGAAGAAGAGCCGTTGGTTCATTACGAGGTGGTGCGGGCGGATAAAGGCTACACAACGAACAATCCGCATTTTATTTATAAGTCGCTGGTCGGCGACAAGTTGAAAAAACATCTGAAAGCGTTTTCCGTCACTCTCTCTCCTGAGGATTATCACTATAAATTGCCGGACAATGGCCGTGACAAGTTTTTGTTTGTCAAGAAAGCCAGCCTGTCTGTGAATGTGGGTGATGAAACCATCGACCTGGAGTGCGGAGACTCCCTCTACCTTGATGCGACGGCAACCTGTCAGGTCTGGGCCAGTGAACAGACGGCACAGTTTGTTGTTGTCTTGTGCCTGTAA